The following proteins come from a genomic window of Novosphingobium aromaticivorans DSM 12444:
- a CDS encoding peroxiredoxin produces MSERIGVGEAFPDIAMTTPDGGSVKASDFAGRKLVVFFYPKDDTPGCTTENKDFSSLHADFEAAGIAVLGVSKDPPKKHLKFAEKHALTAPLASDAEEGGVSDALGIWTEKSMYGRTYMGMERTTYLVGADGKIAQIWNKVKVKDHAAQVLAAAKAL; encoded by the coding sequence ATGAGCGAACGGATCGGAGTGGGCGAGGCGTTTCCGGACATTGCGATGACGACGCCCGACGGCGGGAGTGTCAAGGCATCCGACTTTGCCGGAAGGAAGCTGGTGGTGTTCTTCTATCCCAAGGACGATACTCCCGGCTGCACCACGGAAAACAAGGACTTCTCAAGTCTCCACGCCGATTTCGAGGCCGCCGGCATCGCGGTCCTGGGGGTCAGCAAGGACCCGCCGAAGAAGCACCTTAAGTTCGCCGAGAAGCACGCGCTGACCGCCCCGCTCGCCTCCGACGCGGAAGAAGGCGGCGTTTCGGATGCGCTTGGCATCTGGACCGAGAAGTCCATGTACGGGCGCACCTACATGGGCATGGAGCGCACGACCTATCTCGTTGGCGCGGATGGAAAGATCGCGCAGATCTGGAACAAGGTGAAGGTCAAGGACCACGCCGCGCAAGTGCTTGCGGCGGCAAAAGCGCTGTGA
- a CDS encoding ferritin-like domain-containing protein yields MNAPQLSLAIREAMLTADPSAKVMATRNLVRRWRAGELAFAFDHPMPDVPARPEKPELLPPNAMPKRGRGGSERGRIALLHALAHIEFVAIDLALDAAGRFGAAMGRAFVDDWLSVAADESMHYALLARRLRTLGSFYGAMPAHDGLWDAARETAHDVAARLAVVPMVLEARALDVTPMTVERFLAAGDERSARVLQRILDDEIRHVRFGTKHFSAVCEIRGESPPDAWKTLVAQHFRGAIKPPFNDSARRSAGLSLDFMAGVA; encoded by the coding sequence ATGAACGCACCGCAACTCTCCCTCGCGATCCGCGAGGCGATGCTGACCGCCGATCCTTCGGCCAAGGTCATGGCCACGCGCAATCTCGTCCGTCGCTGGCGCGCGGGAGAGCTGGCGTTCGCCTTCGACCATCCCATGCCCGACGTGCCCGCCCGCCCGGAAAAGCCCGAACTGCTCCCGCCCAACGCCATGCCCAAGCGCGGGCGCGGCGGATCGGAGCGCGGGCGGATCGCGCTGCTCCATGCGCTGGCGCACATCGAATTCGTGGCGATCGACCTCGCGCTGGATGCGGCGGGCCGTTTTGGCGCTGCGATGGGGCGCGCGTTCGTCGACGACTGGCTGAGCGTAGCCGCCGATGAATCAATGCATTACGCGCTCCTGGCGCGCCGTCTGCGTACGCTCGGCAGCTTCTACGGCGCCATGCCCGCGCACGACGGTCTCTGGGATGCGGCGCGCGAAACCGCACACGACGTGGCGGCGCGGCTGGCGGTTGTGCCGATGGTCCTCGAAGCGCGCGCGCTCGACGTGACGCCGATGACCGTCGAGCGGTTTCTCGCGGCAGGGGACGAGCGGTCTGCCCGAGTGCTGCAACGAATCCTTGACGACGAAATCCGCCATGTGCGGTTCGGCACAAAACATTTCAGCGCAGTGTGCGAAATACGCGGAGAATCGCCGCCCGACGCGTGGAAAACCCTCGTCGCGCAGCACTTTCGCGGCGCCATTAAGCCGCCGTTCAACGACTCGGCGCGTCGATCAGCCGGTTTGTCGCTCGATTTCATGGCAGGGGTTGCTTGA
- a CDS encoding M23 family metallopeptidase: MLFNIKTFKTALGAFAAVALFSSAAPALANSAASADIAAPLRAAEAAKAGVSADRGDEEFRRLFANWQSLDNGILPSAKPTTIRRASVSIPSLAPVAMTRLSSSYGMREHPVLGGRRAHKGIDLAAPTGTPIRASADGIVEKAEWFGGYGLFVQLDHGGAMETRYGHMSRVAVAEGQQVRKGDVIGYVGSTGRSTGPHLHYEVRVSGEAVNPVPYMQGSTKLYASNNSAEGRGGPEEE, encoded by the coding sequence ATGTTGTTCAACATCAAAACCTTCAAGACTGCTCTCGGTGCCTTTGCCGCCGTTGCTCTCTTTTCCTCTGCCGCGCCGGCTCTTGCCAACAGCGCCGCTTCCGCCGACATCGCCGCCCCGCTTCGCGCCGCCGAAGCTGCCAAGGCAGGCGTCTCGGCCGACCGTGGCGACGAGGAATTCCGTCGTCTCTTCGCCAACTGGCAGTCGCTCGACAACGGCATCCTGCCTTCGGCCAAGCCGACCACGATCCGCCGCGCTTCGGTGTCGATCCCGTCGCTTGCCCCGGTTGCGATGACCCGCCTTTCCAGCAGCTACGGCATGCGCGAACACCCCGTGCTCGGCGGTCGCCGCGCACACAAGGGCATCGACCTTGCCGCCCCCACCGGCACCCCGATCCGCGCCAGCGCCGACGGCATCGTCGAGAAGGCCGAATGGTTCGGTGGCTACGGCCTGTTCGTGCAACTCGACCATGGCGGCGCGATGGAAACCCGCTACGGCCACATGTCGCGCGTTGCCGTTGCCGAAGGCCAGCAGGTCCGCAAGGGCGACGTGATCGGCTATGTCGGTTCGACCGGCCGCTCGACCGGCCCGCACCTGCATTATGAAGTCCGCGTGTCGGGCGAAGCCGTCAACCCGGTGCCCTACATGCAGGGGAGCACCAAGCTCTACGCAAGCAACAACTCGGCCGAAGGACGCGGCGGTCCGGAAGAAGAATAA
- a CDS encoding spermidine synthase translates to MIARELLGTARVPDGEELRLYRHDRDFMIVLGHNELMSTRQNGSEIALATQSLARIAKARQPAMLIGGYGMGFTLRAALEKLPTDAHVTVAELVPEIIAWARGPMKELEAGCLDDPRVRLVMADVAEVISANALSVGGTGYDAILLDVDNGPDGLVRHANNRLYSMRGLRTAMDALRPGGVLAIWSAARDPNFTQRLKAAGFAVDEVEVRARTNGKGAKHVIWFATEAV, encoded by the coding sequence ATGATCGCACGCGAACTTCTCGGCACGGCCCGGGTCCCCGATGGGGAGGAATTGCGCCTTTATCGCCACGACCGCGATTTCATGATCGTGCTCGGTCACAACGAGCTGATGAGCACGCGCCAGAACGGCTCGGAAATCGCGCTCGCCACGCAAAGTCTCGCCCGCATCGCCAAGGCGCGGCAGCCCGCCATGCTGATCGGCGGGTACGGCATGGGCTTCACCTTGCGCGCCGCGCTCGAGAAGCTGCCCACCGACGCGCACGTGACCGTGGCTGAACTCGTGCCGGAAATCATCGCCTGGGCGCGCGGCCCGATGAAGGAACTGGAGGCCGGCTGCCTGGACGACCCGCGCGTGCGCCTCGTCATGGCCGATGTTGCCGAAGTGATCTCGGCCAATGCGCTGTCGGTGGGCGGCACGGGTTACGATGCGATCCTGCTCGATGTCGACAATGGGCCGGACGGACTGGTCCGCCATGCCAACAACCGCCTCTATTCGATGCGCGGCCTGCGTACCGCGATGGATGCCCTGCGTCCCGGCGGCGTGCTGGCCATCTGGTCCGCCGCGCGCGATCCGAACTTCACTCAGCGCCTCAAGGCAGCCGGCTTTGCCGTGGACGAAGTGGAAGTGCGCGCACGCACCAACGGCAAGGGCGCCAAGCACGTCATCTGGTTCGCTACCGAAGCGGTCTGA
- a CDS encoding fasciclin domain-containing protein: protein MRRLKTMIAGAAIGLSSLALAACDKADGGPTGAANEASAEGSGSLYDALGDANDLSSTARLVKAAGLEKMFEGQGSYTLFAPTDDAIAALPEADRKALESAEGRAQLVALLSQHITPGYVGRTDLDQGLERGKGKVQLASVGSAPIVLRKDGCVLVLGEGADAPKVVGEPIASRNGMIYRIDKVLPAPAAK, encoded by the coding sequence ATGCGACGCTTGAAAACGATGATCGCCGGGGCCGCCATCGGCCTCTCCTCGCTCGCGCTGGCAGCATGCGACAAGGCCGACGGTGGTCCGACCGGCGCTGCCAACGAAGCCAGCGCGGAGGGCAGTGGCAGCCTCTACGACGCACTTGGCGATGCGAACGACCTGTCCTCGACGGCGAGGCTGGTGAAGGCGGCAGGATTGGAAAAGATGTTCGAGGGACAGGGCAGCTACACCCTGTTCGCGCCGACCGACGATGCCATCGCTGCGCTTCCTGAAGCCGACCGCAAGGCGCTGGAAAGCGCCGAGGGCCGCGCCCAGCTTGTCGCGCTGCTGAGCCAGCACATCACGCCGGGCTATGTCGGCAGGACCGACCTCGACCAGGGGCTGGAACGGGGCAAGGGCAAGGTTCAGCTGGCCAGCGTCGGCTCCGCGCCGATCGTCTTGCGCAAGGATGGCTGCGTGCTCGTGCTTGGCGAAGGCGCGGATGCCCCCAAGGTGGTGGGCGAGCCAATCGCGTCGCGGAACGGGATGATCTACCGGATAGACAAGGTACTGCCGGCGCCCGCGGCAAAGTGA
- a CDS encoding acyl-CoA synthetase: MHFHPKYHATANPDRAAVIMGGSGEVMTYAELEARSNRFAQLMRARGLQIGDTIALCLENRADYFPIAWGAQRAGLVYVAISSRLAAPEIAYIAKDSGSRLLIGSAYTAPVLDEVAKLEPGVPQLRLDTDGPLSLDAAMAEMPDTPIDDERAGCDMLYSSGTTGKPKGVRIPLPEDPEIGAANSLMAIANQAFGIGGDAVYLSPAPLYHAAPLRWSMTIHRLGGTVVAMEKFDPEHALELIEKHKVTDSQWVPTHFVRMLKLPDEVRSKYDTSSLKLAIHAAAPCPVPVKQAMIEWWGPALREYYAGTEGNGFTFISSEEWLKRPGSVGRALLGTIRICDENGDEVPPRTEGQVFFEGGSPFSYHNDPDKTRDATNKHGWTSLGDVGWVDEDGYLFLTDRKSFMIISGGVNIYPQEIENLLVTHPKVADVAVIGAPDPDMGERVVAVVQPRDMAEAGPALAAELTEWLAPQLSRVKMPRQIDFRAELPREPTGKLFKRLLRDEYKQAYEAAQAAAV, encoded by the coding sequence GTGCACTTTCACCCCAAGTACCATGCCACCGCAAATCCCGATCGCGCAGCCGTGATCATGGGCGGCAGCGGCGAGGTGATGACCTATGCCGAGCTGGAGGCCCGATCGAACCGCTTCGCGCAGCTCATGCGCGCGCGCGGATTGCAGATCGGCGATACCATCGCGCTGTGCCTTGAGAACCGTGCCGACTACTTTCCCATCGCCTGGGGCGCGCAGCGCGCCGGGCTGGTCTATGTCGCCATATCCAGCCGCCTTGCCGCGCCCGAGATCGCCTACATCGCCAAGGACAGCGGAAGCCGGTTGCTGATCGGCTCTGCCTATACGGCGCCGGTACTCGACGAAGTGGCGAAGCTGGAACCGGGCGTGCCGCAACTGCGGCTCGATACCGATGGCCCGCTTTCACTCGACGCGGCGATGGCGGAAATGCCGGATACCCCCATCGACGACGAACGCGCCGGGTGCGACATGCTCTATTCGTCGGGCACGACCGGCAAGCCCAAGGGCGTGCGCATCCCCCTGCCCGAAGACCCGGAGATCGGCGCGGCCAATTCCCTCATGGCCATCGCCAACCAGGCCTTCGGCATCGGCGGCGATGCGGTCTACCTCTCGCCCGCGCCGCTCTATCATGCGGCGCCGCTGCGCTGGTCGATGACCATCCACCGCTTGGGCGGCACGGTGGTGGCAATGGAGAAGTTCGATCCCGAACACGCGCTCGAACTGATCGAGAAGCACAAGGTGACCGACAGCCAATGGGTGCCGACGCATTTCGTGCGGATGCTCAAGCTGCCGGACGAGGTGCGGTCGAAGTACGATACCTCCTCGCTCAAGCTCGCGATCCATGCCGCCGCGCCCTGCCCGGTGCCGGTAAAGCAGGCGATGATCGAATGGTGGGGGCCGGCGCTGCGCGAATACTACGCCGGGACCGAAGGCAACGGCTTCACCTTCATTTCCAGCGAGGAATGGCTGAAGCGGCCCGGATCGGTCGGCCGCGCGCTGCTTGGCACCATCCGCATCTGCGACGAGAACGGCGATGAGGTGCCGCCGCGCACCGAAGGGCAGGTCTTCTTCGAGGGCGGCAGCCCGTTCAGCTACCACAACGATCCCGACAAGACCCGCGACGCCACCAACAAGCATGGCTGGACCAGCCTTGGCGACGTGGGCTGGGTGGACGAGGACGGCTACCTGTTCCTCACCGACCGCAAGAGCTTCATGATCATTTCGGGTGGCGTGAACATCTATCCGCAGGAGATCGAGAACCTGCTGGTCACGCATCCCAAGGTGGCTGACGTGGCGGTGATCGGCGCGCCCGATCCGGACATGGGCGAACGCGTGGTGGCGGTGGTCCAGCCGCGCGACATGGCCGAGGCCGGGCCCGCGCTGGCGGCGGAACTGACCGAGTGGCTCGCCCCCCAGCTTTCGCGCGTGAAGATGCCGCGCCAGATCGATTTCCGCGCCGAACTCCCGCGCGAACCGACCGGCAAGCTGTTCAAGCGCCTGCTGCGTGACGAATACAAGCAGGCTTACGAAGCGGCGCAGGCCGCGGCGGTCTGA
- a CDS encoding cytochrome P450 translates to MDSIPMVPAEVGRAVIDPKSYGTWEPLLDRFDALRAEAPVAKVVAPDDEHEPFWLVSSFDGVMKASKDNATFLNNPKSTVFTLRVGEMMAKAITGGSPHLVESLVQMDAPKHPKLRRLTQDWFMPKNLARLDGEIRKIANEAIDRMLGAGEEGDFMALVAAPYPLHVVMQILGVPPEDEPKMLFLTQQMFGGQDEDMNKSGLKDLPPEQISQIVAGAVAEFERYFAGLAAERRRNPTDDVATVIANAVVDGEPMSDRDTAGYYIITASAGHDTTSASSAGAALALARDPDLFARVKADRNLLPGIVEEAIRWTTPVQHFMRTAATDTELCGQKIAAGDWLMLNYVAANHDPAQFPEPRKFDPTRPANRHLAFGAGSHQCLGLHLARLEMRVLLDVLLDRVDSLELAGEPKRVNSTFVGGFKSLPMRWKAA, encoded by the coding sequence ATGGACAGCATTCCGATGGTGCCGGCCGAAGTCGGCCGCGCGGTGATAGACCCGAAGTCCTACGGGACGTGGGAGCCCTTGCTCGACCGGTTCGACGCGCTGCGCGCCGAGGCGCCAGTGGCAAAGGTCGTGGCCCCCGACGACGAGCACGAGCCTTTCTGGCTGGTCTCCAGCTTCGACGGGGTGATGAAGGCGAGCAAGGACAATGCCACCTTCCTCAACAATCCCAAGTCGACCGTGTTCACGCTGCGCGTGGGCGAGATGATGGCCAAGGCGATCACCGGCGGCAGTCCGCACCTTGTCGAATCGCTGGTGCAGATGGATGCCCCCAAGCATCCCAAGCTGCGCCGCCTGACGCAGGACTGGTTCATGCCCAAGAACCTGGCGCGGCTGGACGGCGAGATCCGCAAAATCGCCAACGAAGCCATCGACCGCATGCTCGGCGCGGGCGAAGAGGGTGATTTCATGGCGCTGGTCGCCGCGCCCTATCCGCTCCACGTGGTGATGCAGATCCTTGGCGTGCCGCCCGAGGACGAGCCGAAGATGCTGTTCCTGACCCAGCAGATGTTCGGCGGGCAGGACGAGGACATGAACAAGTCCGGGCTCAAGGACCTGCCGCCCGAGCAGATCTCGCAGATCGTGGCCGGCGCGGTGGCCGAATTCGAACGCTACTTCGCGGGACTGGCGGCCGAGCGGCGCCGCAACCCGACCGATGACGTCGCTACCGTGATCGCCAATGCCGTGGTCGATGGCGAACCGATGAGCGACCGCGACACGGCGGGCTATTACATCATCACCGCAAGCGCCGGGCACGACACGACCTCGGCATCGTCGGCCGGGGCGGCGCTGGCCCTTGCGCGCGATCCCGACCTGTTCGCGCGGGTGAAGGCCGACCGCAACCTGCTTCCCGGCATTGTCGAGGAGGCGATCCGGTGGACGACGCCGGTCCAGCACTTCATGCGCACCGCCGCGACCGACACCGAGCTTTGCGGGCAGAAGATCGCGGCGGGCGACTGGCTGATGCTCAACTACGTCGCGGCGAACCACGATCCGGCGCAGTTCCCCGAACCGCGCAAGTTCGACCCGACGCGCCCGGCCAACCGCCATCTGGCGTTCGGCGCGGGATCGCACCAGTGCCTTGGCCTGCACCTGGCCCGGCTGGAGATGCGCGTGTTGCTGGACGTGCTGCTGGACCGGGTGGACAGCCTCGAGCTTGCGGGCGAACCGAAGCGGGTGAACTCCACCTTCGTCGGCGGGTTCAAGTCGTTGCCGATGCGGTGGAAGGCGGCCTGA
- a CDS encoding sugar porter family MFS transporter, producing the protein MSQQPQPGGNLGFIGLIVAVATIGGFMFGYDSGAINGTQDGLKHAFGLGEAELGLTVSALLPGCALGAFLAGRFADIWGRRAVMMMAAALFILSALGSGAAPSAIVLAVARFFAGAAVGAASVLSPAYISEVTPAHVRGRLSSAQQVMIISGLTGAFLANYWLAGAAGSSLGAFWCGYPAWRWMFWVQAAPAILFLVTLLLIPESPRFLVAKGRTEEARSVLARLFGDATADAKLGEIRASLAADHQPSLADIRKPGGGWRPIVWVGIGLAVFQQLVGINVVFYYGAVLWQAVGFSEADALKINILSGVVSIAACLVSIGLVDKLGRKPLLLIGSAGMTATLGALAWCFAQASTGPDGALVLPEGVGTIALYAANIYVVFFNMSWGPVMWVMLGEMFPNQMRGSALAVAGAAQWLANFAVSSSFPWLAGNIGLPVTYAAYTLFAAISLVFVWTSVKETKGKELEAMEG; encoded by the coding sequence ATGTCGCAACAACCGCAGCCGGGCGGCAATCTCGGCTTCATCGGGCTTATCGTGGCGGTTGCCACGATTGGCGGCTTCATGTTCGGCTACGATTCGGGTGCCATCAACGGCACGCAGGACGGGCTCAAGCATGCCTTCGGACTGGGCGAAGCCGAGCTTGGCCTGACCGTCAGCGCACTCCTGCCCGGTTGCGCGCTCGGCGCGTTCCTGGCGGGACGGTTTGCCGACATCTGGGGCCGCCGCGCGGTCATGATGATGGCGGCAGCGCTGTTCATTCTCTCGGCGCTCGGCTCGGGGGCAGCGCCCTCGGCCATCGTTCTTGCAGTTGCGCGCTTCTTCGCGGGCGCGGCGGTGGGTGCCGCAAGCGTGCTTTCGCCGGCCTATATCTCCGAAGTCACTCCGGCCCACGTGCGCGGACGTCTGTCGAGCGCGCAGCAGGTCATGATCATTTCGGGCCTGACCGGAGCTTTCCTCGCAAACTACTGGCTGGCTGGGGCCGCCGGGTCCTCGCTCGGTGCGTTCTGGTGCGGTTATCCGGCATGGCGCTGGATGTTCTGGGTCCAGGCAGCGCCGGCCATCCTGTTCCTCGTCACGCTTCTGCTCATCCCCGAAAGCCCGCGCTTCCTCGTGGCGAAGGGCCGCACCGAAGAAGCCCGCTCGGTTCTCGCCCGTCTGTTCGGCGATGCCACCGCGGACGCCAAGCTCGGCGAAATCCGCGCCTCGCTTGCCGCCGATCACCAGCCGAGCCTTGCCGACATCCGCAAGCCGGGCGGCGGCTGGCGCCCCATCGTCTGGGTCGGCATCGGCCTTGCCGTGTTCCAGCAGCTCGTCGGCATCAACGTGGTGTTCTACTATGGCGCGGTGCTGTGGCAGGCGGTCGGCTTTTCCGAGGCGGACGCGCTCAAGATCAACATCCTTTCGGGCGTCGTCTCGATCGCGGCCTGCCTCGTCTCGATCGGCCTCGTGGACAAGCTTGGCCGCAAGCCGCTGCTGCTGATCGGTTCGGCGGGGATGACCGCGACGCTGGGCGCGCTTGCCTGGTGCTTTGCGCAGGCATCGACCGGCCCCGACGGCGCGCTTGTCCTGCCCGAGGGCGTCGGCACCATCGCGCTCTACGCGGCCAACATCTACGTCGTTTTCTTCAACATGAGCTGGGGCCCGGTGATGTGGGTCATGCTGGGTGAAATGTTCCCCAACCAGATGCGCGGATCGGCCCTGGCGGTGGCGGGCGCGGCGCAGTGGCTGGCGAATTTCGCGGTCAGCTCGAGCTTCCCGTGGCTGGCAGGCAACATCGGCCTGCCCGTCACTTACGCCGCCTACACCCTGTTCGCCGCCATCTCGCTGGTCTTCGTCTGGACCTCGGTCAAGGAGACCAAGGGCAAGGAACTCGAGGCCATGGAAGGCTGA
- a CDS encoding GMC family oxidoreductase produces the protein MFDAIVIGSGMSGGIAAKELCERGLKTLVIERGRKLEHGASYTDWMNPWDVPNAGLIPEEELARDYAVQRNCYAVNTATQQYWVKDSEHPYTTPEDKPFWWIRGYHLGGRSIMWGRQTYRMSEMDFEANARDGHGSDWPIRYADLAPWYDHIERFIGVSGSKEGLPQLPDGEFLPAMPMNDGEKAFKSAVERNYPDRKVIIGRCAHLTEAREHHTELGRNPCQYRSLCERGCSYGAYHSSLSSSLPAAEATGNLTIVTDAIAHSIITDPRTGKATGVRVIDQNTREGRTYEAKVVFLCASTIPTAQILLNSRSEANPRGLANSSDMVGRNLMDHLYGLGYAARMPGPETTFRGRRPNGLYIPRYRNLPGAGDTAGFLRGYGFQGAVDRSPWRAVANAAPGVGAELKERVRHPGEWMTYFSGFGEMLPNPENRVTLHATNVDKWGMPIAHIDCAHGENDRKMAQAILADGKAMIEAAGGQIVMARTDLVPPGLGIHEMGTACMGKDPKTSVLNKYNQAHDVPNLFVTDGAAMASGGCQNPSLTYMALSARAAHHATEFLKAGTI, from the coding sequence ATGTTCGACGCAATCGTAATCGGATCGGGAATGAGCGGCGGCATCGCCGCCAAGGAACTGTGCGAACGCGGCCTCAAGACGCTCGTGATCGAGCGTGGCCGCAAGCTCGAGCACGGCGCGTCCTATACTGACTGGATGAACCCCTGGGACGTCCCCAACGCTGGCCTCATTCCCGAAGAGGAACTGGCCCGCGACTATGCCGTCCAGCGCAACTGCTATGCCGTGAACACCGCTACGCAGCAGTATTGGGTCAAGGATAGCGAGCATCCCTACACCACGCCGGAAGACAAGCCCTTCTGGTGGATTCGCGGCTATCACCTGGGCGGCCGTTCGATCATGTGGGGTCGCCAGACCTATCGCATGTCGGAAATGGACTTCGAGGCCAATGCGCGCGACGGGCACGGCTCGGACTGGCCGATCCGCTATGCCGATCTCGCGCCGTGGTACGATCATATCGAGCGGTTCATCGGCGTTTCCGGATCGAAGGAGGGATTGCCGCAGCTTCCGGACGGCGAATTCCTGCCCGCCATGCCGATGAACGACGGCGAAAAGGCGTTCAAGTCGGCGGTGGAGCGCAACTATCCCGATCGCAAGGTCATCATCGGCCGCTGTGCGCACCTGACCGAAGCGCGCGAGCATCACACGGAACTGGGGCGCAACCCCTGCCAGTACCGCTCGCTCTGCGAACGAGGTTGTTCCTACGGGGCTTATCACTCCAGCCTGTCTTCGTCGCTCCCCGCGGCGGAAGCGACCGGCAACCTTACCATCGTGACCGACGCCATCGCCCATTCGATCATCACCGATCCCCGGACGGGCAAGGCCACCGGCGTGCGGGTGATCGACCAGAACACCCGCGAAGGCCGGACCTATGAGGCCAAGGTTGTGTTCCTGTGCGCCTCGACCATTCCCACCGCGCAGATCCTGCTCAATTCGCGCAGCGAGGCGAACCCGCGCGGCCTTGCCAATTCGTCGGACATGGTCGGACGCAACCTGATGGATCACCTCTACGGCCTCGGGTACGCGGCGCGCATGCCGGGGCCGGAGACGACCTTTCGCGGGCGGCGCCCCAACGGTCTCTACATCCCGCGCTATCGCAACCTGCCAGGCGCCGGCGACACTGCCGGCTTCCTGCGGGGCTACGGCTTCCAGGGTGCGGTTGACCGTAGTCCGTGGCGGGCGGTTGCGAATGCCGCGCCGGGCGTCGGTGCGGAACTCAAGGAGCGGGTCCGCCACCCCGGCGAATGGATGACCTACTTCTCCGGCTTCGGCGAAATGCTGCCGAACCCGGAGAACCGGGTGACGCTCCATGCGACCAATGTCGACAAGTGGGGCATGCCCATCGCCCATATCGACTGCGCGCACGGCGAGAACGACCGCAAGATGGCGCAGGCGATCCTTGCCGACGGCAAGGCGATGATCGAGGCGGCGGGCGGCCAGATCGTCATGGCCCGCACGGACCTCGTGCCGCCCGGCCTCGGCATCCACGAAATGGGCACCGCCTGCATGGGCAAGGACCCGAAGACCTCGGTGCTCAACAAGTACAACCAGGCCCATGACGTGCCGAACCTGTTCGTCACAGACGGCGCGGCAATGGCGTCGGGCGGCTGCCAGAACCCGTCGCTGACCTACATGGCGCTTTCCGCCCGCGCGGCGCACCATGCCACGGAGTTCCTCAAGGCCGGGACGATCTGA
- a CDS encoding gluconate 2-dehydrogenase subunit 3 family protein has protein sequence MFHKELERRDFIGTLGALLGLATLPASALAASQQASIPASQVALVAAVADTMIPRTDTPGAVDVGVPKLLSALLANWAAPATRTALLGQFDAIDVAARGAKGKPFAALKPADRLAVLKAYDAASFTQADYKRLRGLILILYYNSEPGATVELRYEHAPGAYEPSLPITPQTRAWAGMSFF, from the coding sequence ATGTTTCATAAAGAGCTGGAAAGACGGGATTTTATTGGAACTCTTGGGGCGCTTCTCGGCCTCGCGACGCTCCCCGCCAGCGCTCTTGCGGCGAGTCAGCAGGCGTCGATCCCGGCTTCGCAGGTGGCGCTCGTCGCTGCGGTGGCGGACACGATGATTCCCAGGACCGACACTCCCGGCGCGGTCGATGTCGGGGTGCCGAAGCTGCTGTCGGCCCTGCTCGCCAACTGGGCCGCGCCGGCCACCCGCACCGCGCTCCTCGGGCAGTTCGATGCCATCGACGTGGCTGCGCGCGGGGCCAAGGGCAAGCCCTTTGCGGCGCTGAAGCCGGCTGATCGGCTTGCCGTGCTGAAGGCCTATGACGCGGCCAGTTTCACCCAGGCGGACTACAAGCGCCTGCGCGGCCTGATCCTGATCCTCTATTACAACTCCGAACCGGGTGCGACCGTGGAACTGCGCTACGAACACGCGCCTGGCGCCTACGAGCCCTCCCTGCCGATCACGCCGCAGACCCGCGCGTGGGCTGGCATGTCGTTCTTCTGA